From the genome of Nicotiana tabacum cultivar K326 chromosome 17, ASM71507v2, whole genome shotgun sequence:
TTACAGCAGACTTCCCAGCTAACAAACAGAGTCAGCAACAACATAAGCAAATCACCACTAGCGTTGTCAATAGGCTTTCTTTGTATGTTAAAGATTACTTCATCACAGCAACAACAATACACTCTTTACGAGGCACTGCCATCTCCATTATTTGATGGCGGCTCAGATGCAGGCTTTTTCATTGGACTAGACTCTGTAGTTGTGTTTAGCAGCACCCTCTTGACTCCTCTTCCCACTACACCTAGATGAGTCACTCCAGCTGCCTCATTTGTGTGAGCAGTGGAAACGGTTGGAGAGTCAAAACCTCCACTACCACTGGCAGCAGCACCCATCTGTGAAGAGCTCAcagccatagaagaagaagctttttccgTACTTCTTGCTTTCGCAGAAACCAATCCCAGAATATCTGAGAGGATAGATGATGGATTTGACATGCACTGCTGCAAATCTTCAAGCTGCAAGTGGAAGAGTCACAATTATAAAAGAAGAAATAACCAAGACATTAATCAAAACTCATTTGGTGATATACTTGCCTTTTTCTCCAATTCTGCAGATAGACCTGTGAGCGTTTCAATCTCTGCTTCTTTAGCAGATACAGAGTCGGACTGTGATGCACTGGACGATTGTCTCGCAATCTGATCTACATTAGTAGCTGATCTTTCTGTTGATTCTGACAAAAGCTTTATTTCATCGGTGAGCCTCTGTAGCCGCGACTTGCAAGTCGAAACAGCTTTTTGGCAGTATGGTATGGCTTCCTGAGGCTTAGAAGCAATTTCCAGACATAAACATATCCTAAAGTTGCTGTAATCCAGTTAAGAACACAAAGCGAGGAAGAGGAAGCAACACCTAAATTTGGCACTTAATAAAACCCAGATAAAGTAATTAATACTAAGATGTAGGACAGAGAACAATCCCCTTAAGGGTTGAAGGCAAGTTACATTACTAAGGATACAGCTCAGCAATATGGCGACTGTCAGGTTCAACCAAGCGTTCCAAAATGGATAATGCCTTCAGGTAATCACTAAGGGAAGTTTCAAGATCCTCTGCAAAAGAAAAAGACAGAATTTACAAATCCTGTAGCATCTGAAGTAGAGAAATTAACATCTTGTTACAAATCATTCGCATGCGGTTTGTTCAGTTCagtttaggtcatttttatttcAACCACTTAATCCATTTCCAGTCAGCTAGGATTTTCCTAGGAATTCATGAAACAGACAGTGAATCACCATCTAGAGCGTAAATACGACCTTACAACTAATAATGCTAGCAAGTTGCTAAATTATGTTTTAATAGGAGGAAGGGGGCTCCGTCACTCATGGTCATGACCCCTCTTATTCTCTAAGTCTCAGCAAGGAGTTCCGCCATTGTGCCAAGCGACTAGTATTACTTCTCCACCCTTGTTCGCCCCCAATATTTGCCTCCAACCCTCCTCAATCTGCCCATCATTTCCTCTTTCTTAGTCCCATAATCACAACACAGAAACACCTCTCAACACATCATGTTCCAAAACATCTATACCTCGCTTGTGATAGAACTAGATATTTTATTAATCAAGATGatattaattgatttttttttttgctaaatcACCAAGCTATTTGCAGCACAGGATTGCACTTCAAAATAACCAAAATGCTAGAATAAAATCTAATGGAAGTTGAAATGTCCATCGGGGCTATCAACCACCAATGGACACTTCAACTTCCCACACAGAAAATAGGAGTCTGACAACACCATTCTAATTAAGGTAATGGAAGTACTGTATAGAGGAGAAAACCTTTTTCGAAGGCTACCTCAACCAAAGATTATAATACATCCAATTTTAATTTCATTTAGTGCTACGCCACACATTTTAATGCTGTTAAAATCATTCTCATATCTAGTTATCACTGTTGTCTCCAttgatttgaaaattttgaattagATAAATTATTGCAGCATGGGATTGCAattaaaaataaccaaaatgccagAATCAAATATACTGACTTTTCCAGTTGAGATGACAACTTAATTATCAGTCCTGGTATCAGTATTCAGTAGATATTTCATTCAACAAGACAAATGGTGGTTGATAGCCCAATGGACAACTTCACAGGACAGATACTAAAAGGAGTCTCACAACACCATTCTAATTAAGGTAATGAAAGTATTGTTTAGGAGACAAACCTCTTTCCAAGGCTACCTCAGCCAAAGCTGATAATACATCCACTTTTTCCATTGTGTCACCAGAGTGCTTTTCAGCAATTGCCCTTGCAACATCTAACAGTTTCCAGGCTAAATCCAGGTCAGTTTCATCCTCATCACCTTCAGCCACATCCTCAGCAtcactttcttcttcatcttcatctccttCATTGTCTTTTTCCTCTGCAGCTGTCCCATAACAGAGTATCCACAACATGAATTATCATATCTAAAAAGGATATCATTACACAATTTCCCAGGTTCTATTTTGACAACCTAATTTTTTGCACTGCTAACATAGATCTCAGAAGACCAGCAAACGCGATAGTAAATACCCATTTCTTAGAATTAGAACGTCAGAGACTAATAGTTTCCAGATAACTGATTTCTATTAGTGGGAGGACAGCACCAGCATATCTTTACAAGTCTAACAATTCCTCTTTCCAAAAACTACTCTACAAAGGAGGCAGCAGTAATCAGTAACAAACTAAAAATGACAAGCACAGAAGGCGAGTGGTATCTACTTAAGTCGCAATTAAGAATTTATATGATTCAACCGGGTAACAGAGTTGTGTCCTGTGTCTTTAAAGCAAAATGTGCAATAAGAAACAGGGCCATGGGCTTTTAAACCAAAACGTGAAGCAAAGAGCACGCCTCTTTGGAATGAAACACACATTTACAGAAAATATAAATATTACCAAACATATATGTTTTTTCAAAAGGATATATGTTTGGTACTTATAACACTGTATTGCAATTAAAGTTGCTACTTTAAATGTCCGGTGTACAATTGACACTAATAATCCAACTCAAATTAAACAACTTTCAAATGTTATGTCAACAAGGATACAGAAACATAAATTTACTCACATAATTGATTTCAGATTTCAATTAACCAATAATTTTGGAAGGGGAAAAAAGAACTAATATGCAACATTCAATTCtgtatttagttattttaaaaaatgaaataaaacagtAGAAGAGAGAAGCTCAAAATGAGAAGTTATAGAAGAATAGAACTCAAATACTGGAAGAAAGAAAAGTCATTGTTtgagaaagagaaaaatcaaaagaaacaatGAAACAGAAGCAGTAAAAGGAGAGGTTTTACAAACTCAGGAGCACTAGCACTCAAATAGCAAGGAGAGGTTCATGAAATAGCATTAGTTCTCCCTCCCTCCCTCTTTCTTTAAGCTACATTCAAAATAAACTACTCTTGCTGGATCACTTTGCTCCTCGCTTCTTTTTTCTAAATCACTTTGTTCCTCACTTCTAAAGTGATGGACTACGAAGAAACTCATTGCTTCACCCATGAGGCAATAAACCACCTTGCTTCACATCACTCTATTGCTTTAGGCGGCGAATCAATGGATTTTAATGACACTTTTTGTGTTGATGCTAACTTTGTTAATTAATTAGCAAACTCTTCaattcaattattattttttcattataAACGATGTCATTGCTATAAAGCACGAGTAGCATTATAGAGAAGTCAGATGAGATTAATGCAAAAGAATCTAACCATCATcttcctctttctcctttccaTTTGAGCTTCCACCTGGTTCACCAGTACTTGAGATAGAAGCAACAGAAGATTCACAACTAACAGCACTCTTAACAGAACCATCTCTATTAGAATCTTGTTGAGACTCGCTGTCCTTTTTAGGTATAGAAACCAAAGGATCAGCCTCATCCTGAGCTTTGCACAGCAAAGCACACCCATATCTATAGTATGCATTGATACATTCAGGAGCAAGTTCACCAAAATGTGCAACCCTGAAATTTTTGCAAAATAAGTCAACGTGAAACGAGAAATCTATTAGAAAAGGTAGAACGGCATAGAAAAATAATATCTTTCTCCCAATTGATGTGATGCACATTCCTTTTTAGTCTCCCAAAAGGAATGATATCTTactatatttagaaacaatttaactttaaacaaCACAATTTCCCATTAATGGGATGATTTACAGCCACACAAATATATATGACTTGTTAAGAGATATATATAGGGAGAGAGAAACTCTAAAACTATGTGTATCGTATGATGAAAAAACGTACAATGTCCTTGAAACAACTTGAAAAACTCTcttgaaatattttctttatacacacacacactcatgTAACAAAGAATGCAATAGAAGAgaacaagaaagaaaatgaaggagCATACTATGAAAAGACTGATGGATACTAATTCCTCTATTCAATTGGTCAACTCAACAGCTTTGAAACATTTTAATTCCACTTTGAGAAGGCTATTGAAGAATGTATTTGAGAATAGCCCAGAGTCCCCCGGAGCATGTAATTCTCAATTATACACAGTTGTACTTCATGTCTGCGGCTCAATCATCCCAAAAGGGGAAAGATTTAAGCCGCACCAAGACAAAAAAAATTCACATTGCAATTTAATAAGATAAGTAAAGCACGTATATGATGAAATATTTATCCAATAATCTCTTAAAGACTTTGTACTGTGTATCAGTCCTATATTAACAATATATTCTGCTCATCAAAATACCTTGAAAGATGAACTTATCTACTGCACCTGCAGTACAATAAACCCTAACCCTAAACTCTCGTGCCTTTGCTGCATCACTGACAAAAAACGATCAAACGATTTTCTTTTGTGATGTAAGTTTCGAACTAAAGCTTAATTCGAAATAAGCTAATCTAACAGTCTATAACCAAAGAAATAAGCAGGCAGCTAAATATACTTGATATACAAAAACCGGAGGAAATGAAATGTGTAAACCCTAACCGGATTTCTAGGGCACGACTATAGCATTCAACGGCCTCTCCATAATCTCCATCTTTATCGGCCTTAGCACCTTTCTCCATTAGCTCATCGGCGTACTCCAGCGATTTTTCGCGGTCACCATCAGAAGTAACCGCAGAACTCTCAGCATTATTATTGTTGCAAGTCGATTCTGTACCTCCCTGAAACCCTGATTCGATGGTGGCATTCACCGAATTCTGGTTCTGCTCCGGCGTAGGGCTTGCTGTTTCTGAATTTGCTACTTCCTCAGCCATTGTTCACCTTCGATTAGAATTAGCAACTCCTAGCGGAAACTTTATAAACcctcgattttccctctcttttgaACCCCCAAAAACCCGTATGGCGCAAAAATGTAAAATGGCTGGTTGGGAAGAACCGGCGTCGTTTTACGTCAATGGTACCCGAGGAAAAAGAACATCTCCCAATTGTGTGCATTTTTGTTATGACTGTCATTTGATCAATTTTTAAATTTACCACAATATGATAAAAGAATACGTTATAATCTAATGGTTACAGATATATGAAAATATTTCTTCGGACCTAGTGCATACATTACACGGAGAAATTTAAAATTAGCTTGATTTATAATTGCTAATTAAAAATTAATCactattttaaaattaatcaaaatttaattgtttttttaTGCGATAATAAAATCTCGATAAAAATACCCTTAAgtttaaatccgaaaaaattTCCAGCACAATATATTGGAGTTCGAACTTTTTACATatggaattccagcataatatgttgaaaTTCGCATACAAGGTGTATTTGAAGTTTAAACTCCACGACAATATGTTGGAATTTCATAATCCAGCATGTTATGCTGGATTTTTTTCGTGTTTGTTTCATctaaggatatttttgtcctaTTTTTATCTCTGCATTAAATAGTAACTATTTTTCTATTAATTTACAAATACTTGCAGTATTTTTTAATCGGAAAAGCTAAAATATCCCTATCATTTGGTAAATGATTTACTTTTACACTCTGTCCATCTTTTGGTCCAAAAATACACTCGACGTTATCTTTCGGATTAAAAATACCCCCGCGACTAAAGGAATTTTCCGTGGTCCCCTTTTTAATGTGTTGGCAGCGCGTAATTGGGCCACGTGGTTCCCTTGTCCATATCAAATTTAACCCGCTCAAGATTTAAACTCACCCCATATTTAGTTCTGCCCAGTTTTTTGGATTGAACATGTTCTTCAACCTTCGAATTTGCTTTGAAAATTCACCCAAATCCATCTCAAATCTATTTCAAACTCCCTCAAATTTCAGATTTAAGCTCCTATTAATGTCCCCAACAAAATCTAATAGCACACATTCAAAATAAGTTACAATTTCAAAAAAACCCAATTTCGAACCAAGGTTTCAAAAGAGTTTTAATGGAATCACAGCTCCTTCTTCAAGGTTCTCATTCTTTGGaactttacttgaaattgtttgaccaaaaaatataactcttggttcaaataattaaatttatctGATAATGGGTTATacctagttaataataatatttctagaTGTGACTTCCGAAAGCGTGATTAGCGTCGAATAGGTCCGGTAAGAAAGtgataacaacatgcaataaCTATTCCAAAAAGTATGAGCAATAATGTAACatttaataacaataaataacaataaatgacctTCAAGTAAATAGGAGgagtgattcacccaataaaggataAACTAGACGGTTGTTTCACCTGACAAGGATGAGTGACAGACAAATCCTTTAATGTTCGAATTATTTTCGGATCTTatggaaaagtatggaataatatagacaagaatcttgatgaaaatgtagtgtttgtatcttagtaagagagagagaatcttttgTCAAAGTATGTTCTTGccaaatgaatatcacatgcctcGTATCATTGCCCTTTTTCCTATTTATATGAGACATTATCCTAGTAAactctaatagtacaagtgcagagaatatccactagaatattcttaCATATCCTATTTTGAAAATCAGTTGTTACAACTTCATCAGCGATGCTCGACTTCGACCATTATCAACACTTCGACCATGGCTCTCGTCGACTCTTCGGCTATAGGTCTTGCTGCTTCCTGCTCCTCCTCGCCTAATGACGGCTCAAAGACTCTTTCTTTAGTGTTATCTGAGCTTAAATATTACGGaatagattttgacccatacagaaATAACTTCCAAATCTGAAATTCGTTCTCAAAATTGATTGGGTATTGCTGGAAATTAATTGCTGAACCTTGATATGGAGTTTGGTTGGAACAAGAATTTGGAACTCCGCTTGAAAAATTTTAgccattaatttttttattttatttagaagAAGTGATGGAAATGGAGTAGAAAGGGATAGGATCTAGGGTTAAGGTTGAAAAACTTCAGTGGGTTGATCCAATAAATTGGGGTGGGTTTAAATCTGGAGCGGGTTAATTTGATTTGGACAAGGGAGTCGCGTGGCTCAACTACGTGCTGCCAACACATTAAAAAAGGAACCACAAAAATTTTCGTTAGTCGCCGGGGTATTTTTAGTCCGAAAGATAACGTCGAGTGTATCTTTGGACCAAATGATGGACAGAGCGTAGAAGTATACCATTTACGAAACGATAACGAcgttttggcccttttccgttttttaattaccaaatcgAAAATCGGCTTGCCCATGCTATTTCGATTATATTATACCATATTAGTTTTATCGTGATTAAATAATAAATtgagataaaaaaatattaattgaaatttgttaaataaaatttattttataaaaatatgtcattcattTATTGGTTTGATGTATGCATTGGTGTAAGTAATTATATTTTCAGTGTTGTCTAACCTTTAATTGATTAAACAATTTCAATCCTACTATAATTTCTTCATCTTTAACTCTGTTCTTCATTATTCACGAGTCGATAATATTTTTCGGAAGGATTGAAGTTGTCGTTTAATGCATCATTTAAGTATGGTACCAATATACCAAAAGTCTTAACTATTTTTAACACACCACTCTAgaaaatttatattaaaaaaaaaaaaaaaacagaaagaaaaaaagaaaaaggaaaattttcggaaagaaaataaaatccttTTCAGGTCCGAGTATTTATTTATATGTCCTTCTGTCCGTTCAAAAATATCAGACCACACACTTCGCTGTGGTATCGAGGGAGCTTTGCTAGCCTCAGTTTGATTACAGAGAAAGAGCAAAGCCATGGCTTTCACCACTAGCTCAATTTTCGTACGGACATTCCCAATTCGCTGTGTGCTAGATGCAAACACAACTCCTACTAAACAGGCGCCGGTGGTTCTCCCCGGTCGGAGGCAGTTAATATCCTTGCTGACGGCGACAACGGCACTGAAAGCGCTGGAAATGCCGTCAAAGGCAGAGGATATTGGCCTTTTCGGACTAAGAAAGAAGCTGAAGAAAGCAGAGGAGGAAGCAGAGGTGTTAGTGAAGGAAGGATTCGAGGCGGCAGATAAGGGAATTGTAGCAGCGGAGAAAGGAATTGAAGCGGCGGAGAAAGGATTGGTGACGGCTGAGAAGGGGATAGAAGCTGCGGAGGAGAAGATTGAGAGCTCAGTGAGTTTTGGAGGGTTAGCTCAAGCTGGAGCAGTGGCTGGAGCTGAATTAGTTGGAGTTTTGGTCGCCTCAACTGTTGTTAATGGTATTTTAGGACCTGAAGCTCAAAAATCTTGAAAAGATTATTGATTTTCATgtaatatttcatttttgttaCTGTTATTTGCAAACTTGATTGTGCTTTGCTTAATTCAAAGGGTGGCATTTCTGATACATATATTCCGATTGTATGATGTCACTTATAGTTTTATTATATATGTAGATTTATGTAACATATCCGGTGTACTAGAGTCTTGAACATGAATGGATAATGCAATTAATGCAAGAGTGTTCTTATTGAATTTAAAGAGGCAATCGAGAAAGTCATCGATTTTTTTTTAGAAAGTTCCTTTTCCATGAAGGATGGGAAGGAAAGAATGCAATCTTATCTGTACCAATTTGTTCATATTTTCCTGGAAATTTTAGTGTGTGTGGGGGGGTTCCTCTTATGATTGTTAGGAGTATTTGAAGCTTCTGATACCTTCCCTAATGCTGATTGCTGAAGCAATTTGGGCGATAGGTAGCTAGATAGACTTTTGGTTTCTACACAGGGTTCAACTTCTAAATAAGGAACGGACAAATATGTAGGAAAAATTCAAATTCGGGCACTGCAATATGAATTCAGATCGCTTAGTCACTGATCTTTCTGGTAGTTTTTGGTACTTGTCCAATCACTATTTCACATTCCTTTTATGTATGAAGCTGCAGATGCAAGAAAAAAGCTAGTACTAGTTCGAGCATGTAATGACAAAGAGGACTGTTGTATTACTCTTTGGTACGAGTCACTATATAATAAGATAAGAAAAGGTGGTAAACTGGTTGTAATAGATTACAGGTGATCACCTCAGTTTTCTACCTAAAGCAGACTTTCTTTTCAAGTCATCATCGACCAGCACTACCCAATAATCTGTTTGTTGAAGGGGGACTCTCTTCGCTTAACCAAGGATCCTGCACTGAAACAGGGGAACTATCCTTTATTTCCTCCATGATTGACAGTGCATTCCCTATCTTCTGTGGAAGAATCAACCTCCTACTCCCAACTCCTCCTTTCTTAGTTGTTGTACTACGAAAAGATGTCTCGCTCATACTACGCGGAGATGAACAAGAGGAATTCACTGATGATGTCATGCATACATTGTCCTCCAATGATGTCCAACTGCTGAGCCTGATCTGTTCTAGTTCATCTGCCACTTCTATCATTGAAGGCCTCATATCCCTATGAAATGCGAGGCATCTGAAAGCTAGCTCTGCAACTCTATGAACTGATGATAGAGTCCATGCATCCCTGTGTGGCTCAAGAAATGGATCGATTATCTCATCCACACGACCTTTCCCAATTCTGTCGATTGCAAGTGCAGCCAAGTTAATCTCACTGTGTGGCCTAGAGAAATCAACCACCTTCAGTGCTGTAATGATTTCTATAAGAACCACTCCAAAGCTGTACACGTCACTCTTGTCGGAAAGATGGTAATTCTGATGGTATTGAGGATCCACATAACCTGGAGTGCCTTGTGGTGCTGTAGAGATATGGGAATCATCTGTCATGCCAAATCTGGAAAGACCAAAATCTGCTACCTTTGAGTTGAAGTTGTAATCTAAGAGTATGTTACTAGATTTGATATCCCTGTGGTATATTGGTGGATTCATTGCTGAGTGAAGGTGAGCTATCGCTTGAGCAGTTTCTGTGGCGGTAGTGAGACGTATTGTCCATGGAAGTCCTGAGCCCCTTTCTCTCTGTAGATGCTGAGCTAGAGTTCCGTTGGGCATGAATTCATAAACAAGAATCTGTTCACCATTTTCAATACAACAACCTAAGAGGCGGACTAGATTTGGATGGCTTACAGAGGACAAAAGCTTAATCTCATTCATCACTTGTTCAACGCCATCTGGATCTCGATGTCTTAGTTTCTTAATTGCAACCCATTCATCACTGTGGAGCTTTCCAGCATAAACTGTGCCATAAGCACCTATGCCCAGCCTCTGTTTCTCAGAGAAACTGTTTGTtgctttctcaatttctttgtaTTGGAACATAGGAACGCTGGAGCTACCTGCAGCTTCAGAAAGAAGGCGCTTTGCGCTCATTCTTTTCTTCAGAGATGCAGAACGTCTTCGAATGCAGTAGCAGAGAATAGCCAAACCAGCCATTAAACCAGCTCCAGCAATAATCCCTGTAAGTGATCAACAGTTTCATTAAACCAGGAACAGATCAAACTCACCATTTACATTGAATCCAGTAAAATCAAATCAAGAGGTTGTAAAAGTAGCAAGCTTGGAAGTTTACTGATCAGCAAGTTCAGCAACTCTTTTGCAATTTGGAAAATCAAAATCTCTTACATAATAAGGTCAGAAAACCAATATGTGCACATTTGCTAATTGAGAGGTATTGTCAAAATGAAGCAGGAGGATCAGGGAATGATTCATCAGGAGATGCTAAACCTAATACTAGTGCATTAAACGACTGGAGAAGGATTTGTGCGAAAAATCAAAGTGGCTATTTACTAGTAACATTTTCTGGAGAAGTTTAGCAAAAAAAGTTACCTCCAACGAGTACACCAATTCTTGTAGTTCCACCACATCGGCCAGAGAGGTATTTTGAAGGATTACATTTAGAAACTGATGGAGAAAACATAAAGAGGAAGTTAGTAAAAGGATGACATACTGAAGATAACAATAGAGAAAAAGGTAGAAAGAGTATATGGCAAAAAAATTAGGGTTGAGGGTGGGAGcaaaaattatttcttttctGGAAATAGATTTGATTGAATATATAGCTAAAATATCTCAGAAAATGTATGCCCTCCCAGTTATGAAGCAAGTACATGATCAACAAATGAAACCAATTTTCCAAATGCGTGAGTCTCACAAGAACTGCTCAGTTAAGGTTTAAATCTCCAACTCAAGATGTTCTTTTAACACACAGTTTTCTGTACATTGATTTAACTGGTAAGTGAATCAGTTCCAACTTTCATCCCTTCAAATTATGCTTGATTCAGGTGAAGTACTAACTTGTCTAAAATTAGACTGGCATAATAATGAACTGTCCCTCACACAGGTAGGAAGGGGATCACCTAACCTGCTCTTTATCTAAACTCTATCAATTACACTATGGCAAACTTGTATTAGAGTCTTAACAATTGAATTATGTCATTACACATTAACCAATTTGAAGCCTCAGGGCAACGGTAAAGTTATCTCCTTGTAAGCTATAGGTCATGGGTTCGAATCGTCGAAACAAccactaatgcttgtattaggtTAGACCGTCTAAATCACACTCTTTGGGGTGCGGCCCTAGACTTTGCGTGAACGCGGGATGCCTTGTACACCGGGCTACCATTAACCAATTTGGAATAGCACGAAGGTTGGTGCCTGGTCAATCGAAGGTCCTGCCTTCTTCTATTATTCCCTCCTCCATTATCCACGTTCCAATTCTctccaaaaaagaataaaaaaatcctGCAGTTCATTTAGAGAGGTTTACTTTTAGACTTGGCATTGATTCTAGTCCCTGTTACTATAATGTTTactcaacaataaaatatgaaattattcaaCAATCCAGGTCCTCTTGATCCTCTGACTTTCACCCGTTCAAACTTGTAGACATCCAGTTACCATGTGCTCCTCCgtataattaatttaaaatacaacAGAATCATTGAAGCTGTTGACTCTGGGGATTATCCAATTCACAATCTCGGAGTTGAATAATTCTGACCTTGTCAGCAATCACATTCACCGACATTGGCAGAGAAGGCCAAAACAAATCAGTTAAAtgcttatttatttcctttttttcagTCAGATCTTTGTTCGTGTCATATAAGATCCAAGAAATCACCTTTCTGCTATGTATGCAATTGTGTAAGAGAAGCAACTAACTCCTCAAGACAAGCAAATTCCTTGAGTGGAGATAGAGGGCTCAATATCACTAAATTACATAATTTAAGCTCATCGAGCACAAACTTGTCATTTTGATTTGAACTATACAAAGTTACAATACCACTTTGTATAGGCAGTCTCATAAATACTTTATTAGATCCCTTTTCATCTTATTAAGGAAAGACCATAGATGGCTAGGATCTATGTTAGAGACGGAtctataatttaaaataaatgagaaaagagGATAGTAAAGTATCCCCGCATCACAACTACTCTATATCAAAGTTACAAACTTAGTATAAACATGAAACATTTTGCAAATATTACTTAACTTTATACTATTTGGTTTTAAGTCAAGGGCAATGAATACTATGGCACTCATTGTCCTAATACTCTCTCCGTCCCATTGTATGAGACACTTTCTTATG
Proteins encoded in this window:
- the LOC107824241 gene encoding uncharacterized protein LOC107824241, with the translated sequence MAEEVANSETASPTPEQNQNSVNATIESGFQGGTESTCNNNNAESSAVTSDGDREKSLEYADELMEKGAKADKDGDYGEAVECYSRALEIRVAHFGELAPECINAYYRYGCALLCKAQDEADPLVSIPKKDSESQQDSNRDGSVKSAVSCESSVASISSTGEPGGSSNGKEKEEDDAAEEKDNEGDEDEEESDAEDVAEGDEDETDLDLAWKLLDVARAIAEKHSGDTMEKVDVLSALAEVALEREDLETSLSDYLKALSILERLVEPDSRHIAELNFRICLCLEIASKPQEAIPYCQKAVSTCKSRLQRLTDEIKLLSESTERSATNVDQIARQSSSASQSDSVSAKEAEIETLTGLSAELEKKLEDLQQCMSNPSSILSDILGLVSAKARSTEKASSSMAVSSSQMGAAASGSGGFDSPTVSTAHTNEAAGVTHLGVVGRGVKRVLLNTTTESSPMKKPASEPPSNNGDGSAS
- the LOC107824240 gene encoding uncharacterized protein LOC107824240 → MAFTTSSIFVRTFPIRCVLDANTTPTKQAPVVLPGRRQLISLLTATTALKALEMPSKAEDIGLFGLRKKLKKAEEEAEVLVKEGFEAADKGIVAAEKGIEAAEKGLVTAEKGIEAAEEKIESSVSFGGLAQAGAVAGAELVGVLVASTVVNGILGPEAQKS
- the LOC107824239 gene encoding wall-associated receptor kinase-like 14 translates to MVFHEIIIRFVFSILLVWSSSSASSVGAANSTQCNQYCGAGSNGQRVPYPFGFSEGCTIRLNCTRSGEIGIGEYLIQNVTSDTLMVSFPVNCSRPIEDLKQFSGTNYGMTWRNGLLLQNCTVPKSECTIPSYLLSARLNIPSCDSKNENVSCYSEASGDYLDYWKLKNIGCGLVVSSILVGMDNNTKKSSSMYLEFQTIELEWGLEGDCACDEHANCTNIFLPGNRNGFRCWCKDGFVGDGFRNGDGCRKVSKCNPSKYLSGRCGGTTRIGVLVGGIIAGAGLMAGLAILCYCIRRRSASLKKRMSAKRLLSEAAGSSSVPMFQYKEIEKATNSFSEKQRLGIGAYGTVYAGKLHSDEWVAIKKLRHRDPDGVEQVMNEIKLLSSVSHPNLVRLLGCCIENGEQILVYEFMPNGTLAQHLQRERGSGLPWTIRLTTATETAQAIAHLHSAMNPPIYHRDIKSSNILLDYNFNSKVADFGLSRFGMTDDSHISTAPQGTPGYVDPQYHQNYHLSDKSDVYSFGVVLIEIITALKVVDFSRPHSEINLAALAIDRIGKGRVDEIIDPFLEPHRDAWTLSSVHRVAELAFRCLAFHRDMRPSMIEVADELEQIRLSSWTSLEDNVCMTSSVNSSCSSPRSMSETSFRSTTTKKGGVGSRRLILPQKIGNALSIMEEIKDSSPVSVQDPWLSEESPPSTNRLLGSAGR